A part of Vulpes vulpes isolate BD-2025 chromosome 15, VulVul3, whole genome shotgun sequence genomic DNA contains:
- the LOC112909471 gene encoding keratin-associated protein 19-7-like, with product MSYYGNYYGGLGYGCGGFSGLGCGSGWGCGSFPRLGWGWGGYRYGCDRPLCYGGYGFSTFY from the coding sequence ATGAGCTACTACGGCAACTACTATGGAGGCCTGGGCTACGGCTGTGGAGGCTTCAGTGGCCTGGGCTGTGGCAGTGGCTGGGGATGTGGCAGCTTCCCGAgactgggctggggctggggaggctaCAGATATGGCTGCGACCGCCCACTGTGCTATGGAGGATATGGATTCTCTACCTTCTACTAA